Proteins encoded together in one Rhinopithecus roxellana isolate Shanxi Qingling chromosome 3, ASM756505v1, whole genome shotgun sequence window:
- the SMIM33 gene encoding small integral membrane protein 33 gives MHQAGHYSWPSPAVNSSSGQESQRQLPEVLGGIWEQPRGDGLPMVTIMVAVFVLLAVCIIVAVHFGPRLHQGHATLPTEPLTPKPDGGIYLIHWRVLGPQDSPEEAPWGPLVPGSCSAPDGPRPSIDEVTYL, from the exons ATGCACCAG GCTGGCCACTACTCCTGGCCTTCTCCAGCTGTGAACAGTTCATCAGGGCAGGAGTCCCAGAGGCAGCTACCGGAGGTGCTTGGTGGCATCTGGGAACAACCTCGAGGTGACGGGCTGCCCATGGTCACCATCATGGTTGCTGTCTTTGTTCTGCTAGCCGTCTGCATCATAGTGGCAGTCCATTTTGGGCCAAGGCTGCACCAGGGTCATGCCACTCTCCCTACAGAGCCACTGACCCCAAAGCCAGACGGTGGCATCTACCTCATCCACTGGCGGGTGCTGGGCCCCCAAGACAGTCCTGAAGAAGCACCGTGGGGCCCTCTTGTCCCTGGCTCCTGCTCTGCACCAGATGGACCCAGGCCCAGCATCGATGAAGTCACTTATCTGTAG
- the STING1 gene encoding stimulator of interferon genes protein isoform X1, whose amino-acid sequence MPRSSLHPSIPCPRGHGAQKAALVLLTACLGTLWGLGESPEHILRCLVLHLASLQLGQLLNGVCSLAEELRHIHSRYRDSYWRTVQACLGCPLRCGTLLLLSSYFYCSLPNAVGLPFTWMLALLGLAQALNILLGLKGLTPAEISAVCEKGNFNVAHGLAWSYYIGYLQLILPGLQARIQTYNQRYNNLLRGAVSQRLYILLPLDCGMPDNLSMADPNIRFLDKLPQQTADRAGIKDRVYSNSIYELLENGQRAGTCVLEYATPLQTLFAMSQHGQAGFSREDRLEQAKLFCRTLEDILADNPESQNNCRLIVYQEPADDSSFSLSQEVLRHLRQEEKEEVTVGSLKTSGAPSTSTMSQEPELLISGMEKPLPLRTDFS is encoded by the exons ATGCCCCGCTCCAGTCTGCATCCATCCATCCCGTGTCCCAGGGGTCACGGGGCCCAGAAGGCAGCCTTGGTTCTGCTGACTGCCTGCCTGGGGACCCTTTGGGGGCTAGGAGAGTCACCAGAGCACATTCTCCGGTGCCTGGTGCTCCACCTAGCCTCCCTGCAGCTGGGACAGCTGTTAAATGGGGTCTGCAGCCTGGCCGAGGAGCTGCGCCACATCCACTCCAG GTACCGGGACAGCTACTGGAGGACTGTGCAGGCCTGCCTGGGCTGCCCGCTCCGCTGTGGGACCCTGTTGCTGCTGTCCAGCTATTTCTACTGTTCCCTTCCAAATGCGGTCGGCCTGCCCTTCACTTGGATGCTTGCCCTCCTGGGCCTCGCGCAGGCACTGAACATCCTCCTGGGCCTCAAG GGCCTGACCCCAGCTGAGATCTCTGCAGTCTGTGAAAAAGGGAATTTCAACGTGGCCCATGGGCTGGCATGGTCATATTACATCGGATATCTGCAGCTCATCCTGCCAG GACTCCAGGCCCGGATTCAAACTTACAATCAGCGTTACAACAACCTGCTACGGGGTGCAGTGAGCCAGCGGCTGTATATCCTCCTCCCGTTGGACTGTGGGATGCCTGATAACCTGAGTATGGCTGATCCCAACATTCGCTTCCTGGATAAACTGCCCCAGCAGACCGCTGACCGTGCTGGCATCAAAGATAGGGTTTACAGCAATAGCATCTATGAGCTTCTGGAGAACGGGCAGCGG GCAGGCACCTGCGTCCTAGAGTACGCCACCCCCTTGCAGACTTTGTTTGCCATGTCACAACATGGTCAAGCTGGATTTAGCCGGGAGGATCGGCTTGAGCAGGCCAAACTCTTCTGCCGGACACTTGAGGACATCCTGGCAGATAACCCTGAGTCTCAGAACAACTGCCGCCTCATTGTCTACCAGG AACCTGCAGATGACAGCAGCTTCTCACTGTCCCAAGAGGTTCTCCGGCACCTGCggcaggaggaaaaggaagaggttACTGTGGGCAGCTTGAAGACCTCAGGGGCGCCCAGTACCTCCACAATGTCCCAAGAGCCTGAGCTCCTCATCAGTGGAATGGAAAAGCCCCTCCCTCTCCGCACGGATTTCTCCTGA
- the STING1 gene encoding stimulator of interferon genes protein isoform X2, with the protein MLALLGLAQALNILLGLKGLTPAEISAVCEKGNFNVAHGLAWSYYIGYLQLILPGLQARIQTYNQRYNNLLRGAVSQRLYILLPLDCGMPDNLSMADPNIRFLDKLPQQTADRAGIKDRVYSNSIYELLENGQRAGTCVLEYATPLQTLFAMSQHGQAGFSREDRLEQAKLFCRTLEDILADNPESQNNCRLIVYQEPADDSSFSLSQEVLRHLRQEEKEEVTVGSLKTSGAPSTSTMSQEPELLISGMEKPLPLRTDFS; encoded by the exons ATGCTTGCCCTCCTGGGCCTCGCGCAGGCACTGAACATCCTCCTGGGCCTCAAG GGCCTGACCCCAGCTGAGATCTCTGCAGTCTGTGAAAAAGGGAATTTCAACGTGGCCCATGGGCTGGCATGGTCATATTACATCGGATATCTGCAGCTCATCCTGCCAG GACTCCAGGCCCGGATTCAAACTTACAATCAGCGTTACAACAACCTGCTACGGGGTGCAGTGAGCCAGCGGCTGTATATCCTCCTCCCGTTGGACTGTGGGATGCCTGATAACCTGAGTATGGCTGATCCCAACATTCGCTTCCTGGATAAACTGCCCCAGCAGACCGCTGACCGTGCTGGCATCAAAGATAGGGTTTACAGCAATAGCATCTATGAGCTTCTGGAGAACGGGCAGCGG GCAGGCACCTGCGTCCTAGAGTACGCCACCCCCTTGCAGACTTTGTTTGCCATGTCACAACATGGTCAAGCTGGATTTAGCCGGGAGGATCGGCTTGAGCAGGCCAAACTCTTCTGCCGGACACTTGAGGACATCCTGGCAGATAACCCTGAGTCTCAGAACAACTGCCGCCTCATTGTCTACCAGG AACCTGCAGATGACAGCAGCTTCTCACTGTCCCAAGAGGTTCTCCGGCACCTGCggcaggaggaaaaggaagaggttACTGTGGGCAGCTTGAAGACCTCAGGGGCGCCCAGTACCTCCACAATGTCCCAAGAGCCTGAGCTCCTCATCAGTGGAATGGAAAAGCCCCTCCCTCTCCGCACGGATTTCTCCTGA